A genomic window from Streptomyces mirabilis includes:
- a CDS encoding ATP-binding protein, giving the protein MTVSSLAAPAQAEARPDRPGATELRLAAFAAHRRARFPLGPLTLFTGPSGSGKTGALRAYEALARLGGGAALGEVFPDPVACVPERARPDAQRRRGFRIGCTVDGPEGPVRLEVAVQAEPELRIVGERLTAGGVTLLETALRDPGRRVVQAAWHTAGPSAVTRGPLPDDRLGTALLPLRVAGRTDGERRVLAAAEQMVVALRSVYACDPSPRRMRAAAPLGAGRLLRGCDNLAEVLWRTRSECGRRYAHLVTAVRAGCAGPVTDVLAEPLGDGTVRALLDRGDGVRTHLGLLGDGELRYLALALVLLTGPGVLEVDPAGEVPAALQTLTVLADGLDRGLDVRQAGELVRLAARMCERGHIRLVGAVGDAVPVCEEPGVTVVDLTP; this is encoded by the coding sequence ATGACCGTGTCATCTCTGGCGGCCCCCGCCCAGGCCGAGGCGCGCCCCGACCGGCCGGGCGCCACCGAGCTCAGGCTCGCCGCCTTCGCCGCACACCGGCGCGCCCGGTTCCCGCTCGGCCCCCTCACCCTCTTCACCGGCCCCAGCGGCAGCGGCAAGACGGGTGCCCTGCGAGCGTACGAGGCCCTGGCGCGGCTCGGCGGCGGCGCCGCGCTGGGTGAGGTGTTCCCGGACCCGGTCGCCTGTGTGCCCGAGCGGGCCAGGCCCGACGCCCAGCGACGGCGCGGCTTCCGCATCGGTTGCACGGTCGACGGCCCCGAAGGACCGGTACGGCTCGAGGTCGCCGTGCAGGCCGAGCCCGAACTGCGCATCGTCGGCGAGCGGTTGACCGCGGGCGGTGTGACCCTCCTCGAGACCGCGCTACGGGACCCCGGCCGCCGTGTCGTCCAGGCCGCCTGGCACACGGCGGGCCCGTCGGCGGTCACCCGGGGCCCGCTCCCCGACGACCGCCTCGGCACCGCGCTGCTGCCCCTGCGCGTCGCCGGCCGGACGGACGGCGAACGGCGGGTCCTCGCCGCGGCCGAGCAGATGGTCGTCGCCCTGCGGTCCGTGTACGCCTGCGACCCGAGCCCCCGACGGATGCGCGCCGCCGCCCCGCTCGGCGCGGGGCGGCTGCTCCGGGGCTGCGACAACCTCGCCGAGGTGTTGTGGCGTACCCGATCGGAGTGCGGCCGTCGCTACGCGCACCTGGTCACGGCGGTACGGGCCGGCTGCGCGGGCCCCGTCACGGACGTCCTGGCCGAGCCGCTCGGCGACGGCACGGTCCGTGCGCTCCTCGACCGCGGGGACGGTGTTCGTACGCACCTCGGGCTCCTCGGGGACGGCGAGTTGAGGTATCTGGCGCTGGCCCTGGTGCTGCTCACCGGGCCCGGCGTGCTGGAGGTCGACCCCGCGGGGGAGGTCCCGGCCGCGCTGCAGACGCTGACGGTGCTGGCCGACGGCCTCGACCGGGGGCTGGACGTGCGACAGGCCGGGGAGTTGGTGCGGCTGGCGGCGCGGATGTGCGAGCGGGGGCACATCCGGCTGGTGGGTGCGGTGGGCGATGCCGTCCCGGTGTGCGAGGAGCCGGGGGTCACGGTGGTAGACCTGACGCCGTGA
- a CDS encoding nucleotide pyrophosphohydrolase, whose translation MSERELDVAKLQGRLAEFAAARNWQQYHTPKNLVAALSVEASELVEIFQWLTPEESARVMDDADTAHRVTDEVADVLAYLLQLCEVLGIDALAALDAKIDRNERRFPVGEGA comes from the coding sequence GTGAGTGAACGTGAACTGGATGTGGCGAAGTTGCAGGGCAGGCTGGCCGAGTTCGCTGCCGCGCGGAACTGGCAGCAGTACCACACGCCGAAGAACCTGGTCGCCGCGCTCAGCGTGGAGGCGTCCGAGCTGGTCGAGATCTTCCAGTGGCTGACGCCCGAGGAGTCGGCGCGGGTCATGGACGACGCGGACACCGCGCACCGCGTCACGGACGAGGTGGCGGACGTGCTGGCGTATCTGCTCCAGCTGTGCGAGGTGCTGGGCATCGACGCGCTGGCGGCGCTCGACGCGAAGATCGATCGGAACGAGCGGAGGTTTCCGGTGGGGGAGGGGGCGTAG
- a CDS encoding DUF6099 family protein, with protein MDAVRLIGASRRALAGSGDTIEVVAEAWQAQALAQAIGSRFAVSGPPELRGEALGLTELAGRGCGVLNAPPLDMADLRAAQLTELGDARESLLCLGGLLGEVGIALVGIACAADDQGTYWQCMEAIDAADESRDRVLEMLRRLAARDQGVVERGRATG; from the coding sequence ATGGACGCGGTGCGGCTCATCGGGGCGAGCAGGCGCGCTCTCGCGGGGAGCGGGGACACGATCGAGGTGGTGGCGGAGGCGTGGCAGGCGCAGGCCCTGGCGCAGGCCATAGGGAGTCGTTTCGCCGTCTCGGGGCCGCCGGAACTGCGGGGCGAGGCGCTTGGTCTGACGGAGCTGGCGGGCCGGGGCTGCGGTGTGCTGAACGCGCCGCCCCTCGACATGGCCGACCTGCGCGCCGCTCAGCTCACCGAGTTGGGTGATGCGCGAGAGTCCCTGCTGTGTCTCGGGGGTCTCCTCGGCGAGGTCGGTATCGCCCTCGTCGGTATCGCCTGCGCGGCGGACGACCAGGGGACGTACTGGCAGTGCATGGAGGCGATCGACGCGGCGGACGAGTCCCGGGACCGGGTCCTGGAGATGCTGAGACGGTTGGCGGCGCGGGATCAGGGGGTGGTGGAGCGGGGGCGGGCGACCGGGTAG
- a CDS encoding LLM class F420-dependent oxidoreductase, which produces MDLRVFTEPQQGATYETLLRVAKAAEDLNYGAFFRSDHYLHMGSVDGLPGPTDAWITLAGLARETSRIRLGTLMTAATFRLPGVLAIQVAQVDQMSGGRVELGLGSGWYEAEHEAYGIPFPKEKFGRLEEQLAIVTGLWETPVGERFDYEGKYYQLKDSPALPKPAQPKVPVLIGGHGAKRTPELTARYADEFNIPFASLADTEQQFQRVRAAAERAGRKGDDLVYSNALVACVGRNDSEVKRRADVIGRDVDELKANGLAGSPAEVVERIAQYQAVGSQRMYMQMLDLDDLDHLELIAAEVMPQLG; this is translated from the coding sequence ATGGATCTTCGAGTCTTCACAGAACCGCAGCAGGGAGCGACCTACGAGACGCTGCTCCGCGTCGCCAAGGCCGCCGAAGACCTCAACTACGGAGCCTTCTTCCGATCTGACCACTACCTGCACATGGGATCCGTCGACGGGCTTCCCGGACCCACCGACGCCTGGATCACGCTGGCCGGCCTCGCTCGTGAGACGAGCCGGATCCGCCTCGGCACACTCATGACGGCCGCGACCTTCCGTCTTCCCGGCGTTCTCGCCATCCAGGTCGCGCAGGTCGACCAGATGTCGGGCGGGCGGGTGGAACTCGGTCTGGGCTCCGGTTGGTACGAGGCCGAGCACGAGGCGTACGGGATTCCGTTCCCCAAGGAGAAGTTCGGGCGGCTGGAGGAGCAACTCGCGATCGTCACGGGTCTGTGGGAGACGCCCGTCGGTGAGCGGTTCGACTACGAGGGGAAGTACTACCAGCTCAAGGACTCCCCCGCGCTTCCCAAGCCCGCGCAGCCGAAGGTGCCGGTCCTCATCGGCGGCCACGGTGCCAAGCGGACGCCCGAGCTGACGGCGCGCTACGCCGACGAGTTCAACATCCCCTTCGCCTCCCTCGCGGACACGGAGCAGCAGTTCCAGCGGGTGCGGGCGGCGGCCGAGCGGGCCGGGCGCAAGGGCGACGACCTCGTGTACTCGAACGCGCTCGTCGCCTGTGTCGGCAGGAACGACAGCGAGGTGAAGCGGCGCGCGGACGTGATCGGGCGGGACGTCGACGAGCTCAAGGCGAACGGGCTCGCGGGCTCTCCGGCGGAGGTCGTCGAGAGGATCGCCCAATATCAGGCCGTCGGGTCACAGCGGATGTACATGCAGATGCTGGACCTCGACGACCTGGACCACCTGGAGTTGATCGCCGCGGAGGTCATGCCGCAGCTGGGCTGA
- a CDS encoding cell division protein SepF: MNSHDVTDEQWEGLAQVVPLRGRDAWPSAVNHRSIPEAVTEARRRFVVLRVNVFADARDVAETLMSGIPVLLDLTSAETEVAKRVLDFSTGVVFGLASGMHRVDRNLFLLTPRGTEVRGLMEGAGVPGI, encoded by the coding sequence GTGAACAGCCACGACGTCACCGACGAGCAGTGGGAAGGGCTCGCCCAGGTCGTTCCGCTCCGGGGCCGGGACGCCTGGCCCTCGGCGGTGAATCACCGGTCGATACCCGAGGCCGTGACGGAGGCGCGGCGCCGCTTCGTGGTCCTGCGGGTCAATGTGTTCGCGGACGCCCGCGACGTCGCGGAGACGCTGATGTCGGGCATCCCCGTCCTGCTCGACCTGACCAGCGCGGAGACCGAGGTCGCCAAGCGCGTGCTGGACTTCAGCACGGGGGTGGTCTTCGGTCTGGCGAGCGGCATGCACCGGGTCGACCGCAACCTGTTCCTGCTGACACCGCGCGGGACCGAGGTGCGAGGGCTGATGGAAGGGGCGGGGGTTCCTGGGATCTGA